AATCGATGTGATCGCATCAGGCATGAGCATAACAGAAGAGAGGATGAAGGTGGTTGACTTCACAAACCCCTACTGGGAGGCTGATCAAGCGATCATCGTTAGAAAGGATTCAAGCCTCAAGCCTAGTTCCCTAGAAGACCTCAACGGGAAGGCTGTGGGAGTTCAGACAGGAACAACAGGAGCCGACTACGTTAAGAAATATGCTGGAGAACACGGCTTGAACATAGATGTCAGAGAGTATCCTACCTTCGTGCTAGCAGTACAAGACCTCGTTAACGGCAGGATTGATGCAGTAGTGGTAGATAGCCCTGTAGCTGAAATGCTCCAGCAGAAGTACCCCGTGGTCATCTCAACTATCATTAAAACCGGCGAGCAGTACGGCTTCGCTGTTAGGAAAGGGGATACAGTGCTCCTCCAAGCCCTTAATAACGCCCTCAGAGAGGTAAAAGGTACGCAGGAATGGAACAGCCTCGTGGAGAAATACTTTGGAGCGTGAGAACAATAACTTGACGTTATGGGAAGCAGAATGATTTCACACCTGTTTTTGAACTACATCCCATTAATTCTAAGCGGTCTACCTAACACTATGATACTCGCATTTGGAGGATTTACTATAGGATTACTTCTCGGCTCAATCCTAGCCTTCCTTGAAATGTATACGCCTAAGCCATTATCAACAATAGCATTACTTGTTGAGGAAGCTATTAGAGGAACACCTCTCCTCGTAGTAATGTTCATAGTCTTCTTCGGGCTACCCGCTATTGGGATATCACTGGATCCTGTTAGCGCTGCTGTAGTCTCGATCGGGATCCGTAGTCTAGCCTATCAATCCCAGATCATTCGGGGTGCACTAAGCTCTATACCTGCAGGCCAGCTGGAGGCTGCACTATCCATCGGGATGAGTAGAGGGCAGGCTTTCACCAGCATAGTGATCCCTCAGGCGATTAGGATAGCTGTCCCAGGTCTTGTAAACCAGTTTACAATAGACTTAAAAGATACATCTATAGCCTACGCTATAGGTGTAGCAGAAGTATTCACTCAGGCAGTTCACGTCGCCCAAGTAATCTTCGATTACCTCACCCCCCTGCTTTTCGTTGGATTAATATACTTCACGTTAACCTTTACTGTAAGCCGTGTCTCAGAGTACTTTTACCGCAGGTATTCTATACCAGGCCTAGGTGGTGGAGTGTAGTGGGTGATATAGTTCTAAGAGTAGAGGACTTATGGAAGAAGTATGGGTCTACTGAGATTCTAAGAGGGGTTACATTTGAGGTCGAGCGCGGTGAAGTCAAAATTGTAATGGGTTCAAGCGGTGCCGGTAAATCAACCCTGCTGAGATGCATTAACCTCCTGGTGACCCCTGATAAAGGTAGAATAATGCTTGAAGGCGAGGAGGTATTCCCTAAGCCCTCGAAAAGTATTAGTAGTATCAGGCAGAGAATAGGCTTCGTATTCCAGCACTTTAATTTATTCATGCATTTAACAGCACTAGAAAACGTTGAAATTGGACTCGTGAAAGTCAAGAAGCTGCCTAGAGATGAAGCTAGACATAGAGCCATCGAGGCATTAAAAATGGTTGGAATAGGAGAGGACCTCTGGCATAAGTACCCGGCTCAACTATCTGGTGGACAGCAGCAGCGTGTTGCCATAGCACGCGCGATAGCCATGGAGCCATCGATAATACTAATGGATGAACCTACCTCTGCCTTAGATCCAGAGCTTGTCGGAGAGGTATTAAGAGTTATTGAGAAGCTAGCTGAAGCGAAAACCACGATGCTCATAGTAACCCATGAAATGGATTTCGCCCTGAGAGCAGCGGATGAGATAATGATCATGGATAACGGTGTTATTGTTGAGAAGGGGCCTCCAGAGGAGATAATCGAGAACCCCAGGCATGAGAGAACTAGAAGGTTCATTGAAAGTATTAGAGGTAGGAGAATCAAATGAACTCTGAGAGGATTCTTGAAATACTGTATAGATATACCCCTATGCTGCTAGAGGGGCTTGAGAACACTATAATATTAACGCTAGCTTCATTCGCTATAGGCTTCACTCTAGGCTTGCTCATAGCGTCTGGGAGGGTCTACGGGCCTAGGCTACTCCGCTCAGCTCTCACAGTATACGTTGAGGTTGTTAGGGGTACACCTATGCTTCTCCAGTTATTCCTAATATACTATGCTCTACCAGGTGTCGGCGTAGTCTTAAACCCAGTGGAGGCAGCAATTATAGGTATGGGGCTCAACAGTGCAGCCTATCAATCAGAGTATATACGTAGCTCGATTAAGGCTGTACCAGCAGGCCAGTGGGAAGCCGCATTATCTCTTGGAATGACGCGCTGGCAGGTTATAACTTCAATAATACTACCCCTAGCTCTACGCTCCTCAATACCTCCTTTAACTAATGAGCTCGTGTATCTGCTTCAGTACTCGTCGATAGCGTACTTTCTAACAGTTGTAGAACTAGTCTACGCTGGAAAAATAATAGGAGCTGAAACCTTCGCGTACCTCGAGGTATACACTATAATAGCAGTCATATACCTAGCGTTATCTCTAATAATAACTAGATCCATGAGGTATCTTGAGAAGAAGGCTAGTGTACCTGGACTTCTAACACCTCTAGCCTCCGCGCCAACTTAGAGAATAGAGTCCCCGGTAGGCTACGCTGACTGCCCTGACCTGCTGGTCTTCCTGCTCTTCTTCACTTCCTCTACAATATTGTTAACTATCTGGAGGGCTCTCCTGGATTCAGCTTTAGCAATATAGTGGGCTACCCCGGCTCTCTCAAAGACTACTATGGAGTTCTCTCCGCTATCAAGTAGTGAAAGAATGATCTTGTTTAGTATACTCGCTGGAACTCTAAGAGTATGCTCACTGCTCAGCTTAGGCGGGTTCTCAACGCTTTCACCTACCAGTATATACTTAGTACTCCTCCTTGGAGATGGGGTCTGCTTCAACCAGCCGGCCACGCGTATCCAGCGTCCATTCCGCAGCTCCACGAAGACCTCCATAGCCTCCACCAGATGCTACTTTAATTCTACCTGGATGTTCAATTCAGAGTATTGTTGCACGGGTTCGACACTTCTACAGTAACTACTACTAGCCTTTTTAACTGGAACTGTATGCAGGAGCACGCTTACATTATTAGCCTGGTATGGCTTGCAAACCAGAGTCTATGCTTATTCTCAAACTGCTACTATACTGAGTTAGAGAGGATCCGCTGGGTTTCACGACCTCTCGTTAAACCCCTAATAGTTTTAACACCCTTTACCCAACTAGGATTTATGCGGGATGACCGGGCAGAGACGTACTGAAATTATGATGTAGGTGGAGCGACTGGGACCCCTAAATACTCGTGAAGCCTCCTGTGGCCTAGCGTGGTGTAGACGTATAGGCAACTACATGTCGTAGGGGAGTGTTATCCGGTATTACTCTCAGCCAGCCGGCTTCACTAAATATACCTGCTGTTATAGCTACTTCGCCTAGGTCACCTTCAATAATGCATGATTCCTCGGTGACACGGCCTAGACGGCTGCATGCGTCAGCTACCAGCCTCCATAATCCTTCTCTAAGCCCTAATCCCAGGAGGATCCAGTCGCTTAAACTGCCTTCACTAGGTTCTCTGGGCTTCCCCTTAGGCTTCAAGTAGAACTTGAAGACTGATGTATCGATTACTTCCAGCGTGACAGGTCTTATGTCACCTTGGATTTCAGTGTAGATGCCGAAGCCCCCGTAGAGTGATGCGTTTACTGCTAGATCCAGTTCTATAAAGCCTGTTCTCGTGGAACCCTTAATAATGCTTCTACATGCTTCAAGACTTCTCTCAAACCATAATGCCTCCCTAATGTTCGAAACTACACGCCACTCCCCGCTCCTCCTGAGTAGTGAGACCCTAAGGCTTGCTACTGGCAGGACACTCCACCCGTAATAGCCTTCATGCTTGAAGGAACCTAGTATCACGATGAGAGGACAGCTGTAGAGCTCGTCGTACAGCCACATAGATACCCTCCTATCGAGACCCTAGGGATTAACTACCAGGACAGCTACTTTAAAATTGGAGTTAAGAGTGTAGTCGGTTTCTGCAGCGGCCTTGGAGATTAAATGGCCGGCTCGAGGAGGGCTCTACGAGTAGAGCCAGCGTGGAGGCGTATATTACTAGTAGATGAAGTTATAAACCTGTAGGCTTCAATCCCATTAGAGTAGAGGTTGGATTGGTGGTGGGTCTTGAGGTTTAAGGATTACGCTCTTCCAGCTCTAGTGCTTATAGCTCTACTTGTAGCCGGCTTTAATACTCCTACAGCTTTAGCTGAAGCCAGTCTAGCCAGCGTGAAGTACGTAGTCTACTATGATCCATATGGGAATGCCGGCTTCCTCTATGTGACACTAGTGCTTTCAGCTCAACCCGGGATTCTAGTCAATATATCGATTCCCGCTAGGATCTTTGAGGATTCATCACTCGAGCTACTCAACTATACTGGCAGCGGCGTGAGCTCCTTGATCGCTAAATACGATGATATTACAGGCCTAGCCCTAGTGCTGTGCGAGGTTAATACTACTTCACCAAGCCTCACAATGTACTTTTCTCTCACTAATGCTACAAGAGAGATCATCGCAGGCTCCTATACATCGACATTAAACTTGCTCTGGTATCAAGGAGGCAGCATGAACCTACAGGTTGAAGTATATCTTGCTGGAGTATTCAATGCCACTATAACACCACTTAGAGATTCTTCAAGCTATAGAGTCAATATCATTGATAATACAACTGCAATACTGTTTACATCACCAACAATGTACTTTATCGTTTTAACTACACCAGTAAGCATTATCACCCCTTCACCCACAACACCACCTCCTACTCTACCACCTGGGGTCACAGGGACTCCTACCACGACACCGCCCGGTGCGAGCCCTACTCAGACTCCCACTCTGCTTCCAGTACCGCAAGGTTCCCCCTGGGGGAACCTGCTCTTGCTGGCAGTAGTACTAGCTATCATAGCAGCGGTTGCAGCAGTATTCCTATGGAGGAGGAGTTATGTGGGGAAGATAGAGGTTGCCGATATAATGAGTGATACTGTTGCGAGAAGCATAATAAGGTTGCTGGGTGAGGCTAGTGGAAGCCGTCTAACACAGGCAGAGGTGACTAGTAGAACCGGATTCCCTAAATCCAGTGTTAGCAGGAGAATTAAGAGACTCGAGGAGGAGGGATACATTACAGTTGAGCGGACAGGTAAGTACAATTACCTGGAGCTCACACCTAAAGGATGGGAGGCGTACAAGAGGATTACGGGGAGGAAATGAGGGAGCCTAAACCACTATATGGCACTGGATTCTTTCATGTAAGGGAGACAGGCTGGATTGATGAGATAGTAGTATTCGACTACTATGACCCAGACCACTACTACTATAATCTAACAGTAGAGGAGCTTTCAGCTGAGAAGGAAAGGCTTGCAAGAAACATGGAGTTCTACCTGGACTTAGAGGAGGTAAAGCTTAATGGTAAGCCCTGCTTCCCGAGAGTCGTCAACGTGGATGTAGGCTTCCGGGGTAGCGTGGAGTACCCCTATGTGGTGTTCATGATATCATTTAAAGGCGAGCTCGTGAGAGGAGTAAACGTGTTTGAAGACGTGTACGAGGAGGAGGTAGCTGAGTACGGGTATAGAGTCTACTGGATTCTGCCACCTAGGGCTAGATTTATTGAAGCGGACGTAGGCGTCCCCTACACGATCACCGGTGGTGGTAGAATCCTCTCGTTTAGCGTTGAAGCTGGAGTAAGAGTTCGAGGATACGAGAGAATAGTATTCGAGGTTGAAAGATTAATTAGCTCCTAGAGCCTAGTTAAGCGTGGGATGATGTATGGGGACCTCCAATGAGTGGAGGTCGCCTGAAGAGTGATGTGGGGCCAAAGCGCTGATCCGCCTATGCGTCAAGCTAACTTGAAGCCTGTGATGAATACGTCATCGCATGATGCAGTGATGCCACCCGACCTCACTGAGGTGTTAAAGTGAGTACCCGAAGCCTCCTCTTGAAGTACCCTTTCATTGCTAGGCCAGGCGATCTAGGTATTGGAGACCTTGATCTACGAGTACTCGTTGAATCTATGAGCGATAGGCTACGCGAGGTTTTCCCCAGGGTGTTCAAGGACATCCTGGGTAAGAGAGCTGAAGTTAACCTGCAGTTTTTCGAGAGCAGTGATGAAAGTCTTGCATGCTACATGCTCCTCCTCGCTGTAGCTAAAGCACTTAATGACACTAGGCTTCTCAATAGAATCGCCATAGCGTATGCTAAGACTGCTGCGAGAACCCTGGTTAGGGAGAGTGGGCATGTAATCCGCTATATATCGCTTAGAGTAGGAGTGAACGTAGAGTTCACTGAGAGCCCTGATGAGAAGCAGCCGGCACGATTAGATATCGTAGAGAAACCTTCTAGGAGGCGTGTTAATGCTAGATTCAAGCCACTCCAGTACTCAATCCCGCTGCTAGACTACGTGAGGATAGTTGCAGAGAGGCTCTCGCAGAATCCAGCTTACAGCTTGGAGAATAATATAGTTGCTAACGGCAGAGTATACGTTGACGAGAAAACTATTACAAGGATACTTGAGGAAGCCATAGTAAGGCATGTTCTAGATCAAGCCGAAGAAGCTGTAGAGCTAGTTAACGGGCCGGTACTAGAAGCCTTCGTCAGCGAGGCTAGGAGAATACTGAATGAAGCAGGATGGTATAAGAAGGCTAGTCCAGGAAGCCTAGCCGAGACTATAGAGGGAGTTAACCCTGAAGCTCTCCCCCCGTGTATTAAACGAATTATAAGCCTGGTTGACTCAGGCGGGAACCCTAGCCACGAGGAGAGATTTAATCTAGCGGCATTCCTCGCTAACATCGGGTTAAGCATTGACGCGATCCTCGAGTACTTCAAGAAGACACCGGATTTCAATGAGAGGATCGCGAGATACCAGGTTGAGCATATTGCAGGGTTAAGAGGTAGCAGGAGGAAATACATGCCGTATAACTGTGAAAGCATGAAGTCAGCTGGAATATGCCCTGTAGATGGGCAGTGTAAGGGTGGAAGAAACCCTCTAGCTGTCTACAAGTATAACTTGAAAGCTATGCAGCGTAAGCCGGCTTCAAGAGCTTCTTAACAATCCAGTGCGCTATTGAGTAGGCTACATACAGTATCATTGAAAGAAGTAAGAGAGTGAAAACTAAGCTACCTAGGCTCGGTGCATTGAGGCGCGGTGGTATCCCTTTCTCCTCATCCCACCCCTTGCTACCAGATGTCATCTGGCTCGTGAAGTTAAGCCATACATTACTGCAGAGGCTTGGATTCCTACTGTAGTATACGTAAAGGCCTTCCAGCGTGCTGTACGTCTCCAGCTTGATATTCGAGTTTAAAGTAATATTAGGGTTGAAGGGCCCTGCAACCAGGTAGCATGCTGTAGGCTCGCTAAATGATAATAGTAGAGAGCTTGCTGAAACATTCGAAACACTTACAGGAGGCTTAGTGGATCCAAGGCTTGAATATATGATTATGAGGCTTGGATTACCCGTGGTATTAGCGACTTTGAGTTCGAGCACCAATCTATCTGTAAGCCCTTCGAAGATCCTCATGTAATTACTGAGTATTAATGTCAGTGAATACGAGTACGAGCTATCACTCATTCTCTCAGTGTAAGTATACGTGTAGTGTACTATGATACCAGTTAACGGCTCGAAGTAAGCGCTCCAGATGCTAGAGTTAAAGCGGCTTGGTGAGGGGTAGGGTTCACCGCCAACTATGTGAATAGCATCCACGTCGAGTCTTGTAACACCTACTACAACCCCCTTCTTAACGAGAGGTTCTAGGATTATCGACGCGTTTTTCACAGATAATGCTATAGGGGGTGTAGTGCACTCATCCCCGCTAAGATTAATGCTGGTATTCCACGATGAAAACTGCTCTACAGGTATATTCTGCGAGACCTGGCTAGTGCTAACTGAAGTCACGTTTACGTGCAGGCTGCACGTTAAGGGTTTAAGAGTTGCAGCATCTAGGCTAACTTCCCCGCTAACAGTATATTTAACTTCAATGGAGATATAGTTTAAGCCTGGGATAACTCCTTCAGCATACCTGCCTGTAGCCGTTAGCACTAGCAGTCCATCGTATTGGAGTTCTCTTACCACAATACCCTCGCTCCCTGATGCTACGGGGGTAAGCGATATCCCGGTGAGAAGCACTAAGATTAGCAGAGTGCAGGCTCTCCTATACATGGCTCCATACAACCAAGCATAGAATGAGGAGGAGCTGGGTAAAATAGTTTCAGCATGCTATGTAGAGTGCTCTCTTCGAAGTAAATTAATTAGGTGTAGTTAGGATCACCTAACCTGGTGGTCTACGTGGAGTCGCCAGAATACCCAATATCTCACACCTCAACTGTCATATACGCGAGGCTACCCGATGGTAGTAAAGCTTACATAAAGTACAGTGTAGAAGGCGGCGTCATGAAGCTTATTTCAACCTACACGCCACCACAGTATAGGGGCAAGGGGATTGCAGCTAGACTCATGGAGTATGCTCTAAGATTAGCGAGAGAGAATAAGTGGCTGGTTGAACCAATATGCAGCTACGCTGTATACTACTTCATGAAGAACCCCGGTGCTAGAGACGTGCTCTTAGATAAATATAAGGCTTTAAGCACTGAGGAGTGGAGAAAGCTTTTCGAAGAGGCTTTAGCGAGGGAAAAAGAGAGTGAAGGTAAGAGTTAAGTACATGCTATGGCTGAAGGATAAAACCGGTATCAGCGAGGAAATAGTGGAAGTAGATGGAGAGTGCAGTATAAGAAGCCTGCTCTCCATGCTAGGTGGAAAGCATAGTGGTCTCGCCAGGTACATTGAAGGTATACTAGAAGGGAGATCTGAGATAATCGTGCTGCACAACTCGAAGACCCCGGCTAATGGCTTAGAGAGCATTCTCAGAGATATGGATGAAGTAGTCTTAATACCCTCTGTCTCTGGAGGAATATTTTTAAATGGCGTGACATGAATACAGGGTATAGTTGACTGCTCACAGGTGGCTTAACTTGAGGATACCTAAAGTAATAGTGACCTACTGCCCTAGGTGCAGGACTCACACAGAGCACAGCGTCACAATATATAAGCATGGAAAGAGGAGGAGCCTGGCTGAAGGAGAGAGACGCTACTCTAGAAAGAAGAAAGGATACGGCTCGAAGAGGAAGCCGGAGCAGAAGAGGTTTGCAAAGGTAACTAAGAAGACAGTCTTGAAGCTGAAGTGCCAGAAGTGCGGCTACATAATTCACAGAAAGGGATTGAGACTTAAGAAAGCTGAGCTAGTTGAGGTGGGTAAGTAGTGAGGAAGAGACGGATACTAATACCTGCACCAAGAAGCCGGTTCTACAAGGTGGTATGCAAGGTCTGCGGAGCCGAGAACATAGTGTTCAGTCATGCAACCTTCCCGGCTAGATGTAAAGTCTGCGGTACACAGCTCGTAGAGCCTACTGGAGGGAAAGCTAGAATACTCAGAGATAGAGCTGAAATAGTTTCAGAGCTAGGCTAGCATCCCCGTAAAGATTTTAAATAGTTCCACATTAATTAAACAGAGTATGCAAGCTACTGGGGGTTAAGGCTTTGAGTAGGGATCAGCTTGTCGGAGTAGGTCTTCTAGTAGCATCAATTATAGTGATATTAGTCTACGCATACATATTATTCTTCACTGAGTACTCATGGCTACTCGTCCAGATAACCCTGATAATAGCTGTTGCAGGAGTCTTCGGGATACTAGGGTGGATAGGGTACACGCTGGCTACAACACCACCACCAAAGCCCATCGAGGAGATAGAGAAAGAGATTGAAGCAGAGTTAAAGAAGCTTCAAGAAGAATCCACCAGCCAGTCAACTTAAACCAGAAGAGTCCAGCGTGTTTAAGAGGCTACAAGATAGATCAAGTTGATTTTAAACTACTTTTCAAAGCCTTCTATTCCTCCTATAGAAAACCTGCTGTCTTCTTCATAAGGCTACTGTCAAGTTACACATCTCGCCGGGTTGCTCTCGGAACTAATAGTTTAGCTTACACTTCTACCCGTGTATCTCGATTTAAAGTACCCTCCTCTTCTACACCATTACTGTATTTGATGGATTTAGTACTTTTTATAAAGCCATGTGAGCATTAAGCCATTTGACTATATACTCGACTACACTCATCCAATCATGCTCATTGAGTACCTCGTGACGCATTCCCTCGTATACTTTTAACTCTTTATCTTTAACTCGTAGCTCTCTGTAGAGTTTAATGCTTCCCTGTGGAGGAATTATCTTGTCGTCGCCTCCATGTATCACTAATATGGGTGTTTCTATCTCCCCAATCTTCCTCCATATGCTTTTTGAAGCCTTGTAGAGCTCGTAGATTAATCTCAGTGAAGGCTTCTTCAAGACTAGGTTATCTGACATGTATTTCTCGCCGACACTTGTATCACTTGATAACAGTTCTGGTTTTATTGGAAGGTCTACTCTAGCTTTAGGCTTGAAGAAAGCTACAAGAGAGAGTAGTGTTCTCTGGAGAACCGGGTATTCGATTAGCGTGGCTGCACCAGTAACCACTGCGGCTTTAACACGCTTCTCCTTCTTCTCGGCGAGGTAGTGGAGTACTATTAGTCCTCCCATGCTATGACCCAGTAGCGCTAGATTACTGGAGCCTGAATCCAGGGAAACGTAGTCTATGAACGAGTCTAAGTCGTCTAGAAACTCGCTGAACCTATCTATGTAGCCGGCATCGCTACCCTGGGCAGTCCTCCCGTGACCTCTTAAATCATGCATGTAGAATGCATAGCCGTGCTTGGCGAAGGCTTCACCTACATGACTGTATCTACCGCTATGCTCAGCAAAACCGTGCACACCAATAACAACACCTCTCACTACTTCCTCAGGTATCCACGCTCTGTAGAAAGCCTTCAACCCCGAGGAGAGGCTCGCAAACCCCTCTTTATACACGGTGGGTAACACCATCACTATTACTTAAGTGAATCATCAATTATTTAAATTCAACATACAGCTTGTTCTTCAACCTTGTATACGGGATGCATGCTCCTAGATATGATATACTAGAAAAACAAATGGTAAGGTGGGGGGTGCTAAAAATTAACCGAAAATGCTTACGAAGAATACCGCTCCTAGTATTCCTCCTATAATAGGGCCAACAACAGGAATCCAGGCATATCCCCAATCGGAA
This window of the Desulfurococcus sp. genome carries:
- a CDS encoding transcriptional regulator — translated: MSRDQLVGVGLLVASIIVILVYAYILFFTEYSWLLVQITLIIAVAGVFGILGWIGYTLATTPPPKPIEEIEKEIEAELKKLQEESTSQST
- a CDS encoding GNAT family N-acetyltransferase, producing MESPEYPISHTSTVIYARLPDGSKAYIKYSVEGGVMKLISTYTPPQYRGKGIAARLMEYALRLARENKWLVEPICSYAVYYFMKNPGARDVLLDKYKALSTEEWRKLFEEALAREKESEGKS
- a CDS encoding DNA primase gives rise to the protein MSTRSLLLKYPFIARPGDLGIGDLDLRVLVESMSDRLREVFPRVFKDILGKRAEVNLQFFESSDESLACYMLLLAVAKALNDTRLLNRIAIAYAKTAARTLVRESGHVIRYISLRVGVNVEFTESPDEKQPARLDIVEKPSRRRVNARFKPLQYSIPLLDYVRIVAERLSQNPAYSLENNIVANGRVYVDEKTITRILEEAIVRHVLDQAEEAVELVNGPVLEAFVSEARRILNEAGWYKKASPGSLAETIEGVNPEALPPCIKRIISLVDSGGNPSHEERFNLAAFLANIGLSIDAILEYFKKTPDFNERIARYQVEHIAGLRGSRRKYMPYNCESMKSAGICPVDGQCKGGRNPLAVYKYNLKAMQRKPASRAS
- a CDS encoding 50S ribosomal protein L44e, coding for MRIPKVIVTYCPRCRTHTEHSVTIYKHGKRRSLAEGERRYSRKKKGYGSKRKPEQKRFAKVTKKTVLKLKCQKCGYIIHRKGLRLKKAELVEVGK
- a CDS encoding amino acid ABC transporter permease, whose product is MNYIPLILSGLPNTMILAFGGFTIGLLLGSILAFLEMYTPKPLSTIALLVEEAIRGTPLLVVMFIVFFGLPAIGISLDPVSAAVVSIGIRSLAYQSQIIRGALSSIPAGQLEAALSIGMSRGQAFTSIVIPQAIRIAVPGLVNQFTIDLKDTSIAYAIGVAEVFTQAVHVAQVIFDYLTPLLFVGLIYFTLTFTVSRVSEYFYRRYSIPGLGGGV
- a CDS encoding lysophospholipase, producing MYKEGFASLSSGLKAFYRAWIPEEVVRGVVIGVHGFAEHSGRYSHVGEAFAKHGYAFYMHDLRGHGRTAQGSDAGYIDRFSEFLDDLDSFIDYVSLDSGSSNLALLGHSMGGLIVLHYLAEKKEKRVKAAVVTGAATLIEYPVLQRTLLSLVAFFKPKARVDLPIKPELLSSDTSVGEKYMSDNLVLKKPSLRLIYELYKASKSIWRKIGEIETPILVIHGGDDKIIPPQGSIKLYRELRVKDKELKVYEGMRHEVLNEHDWMSVVEYIVKWLNAHMAL
- a CDS encoding amino acid ABC transporter permease, translating into MNSERILEILYRYTPMLLEGLENTIILTLASFAIGFTLGLLIASGRVYGPRLLRSALTVYVEVVRGTPMLLQLFLIYYALPGVGVVLNPVEAAIIGMGLNSAAYQSEYIRSSIKAVPAGQWEAALSLGMTRWQVITSIILPLALRSSIPPLTNELVYLLQYSSIAYFLTVVELVYAGKIIGAETFAYLEVYTIIAVIYLALSLIITRSMRYLEKKASVPGLLTPLASAPT
- a CDS encoding amino acid ABC transporter ATP-binding protein, whose amino-acid sequence is MGDIVLRVEDLWKKYGSTEILRGVTFEVERGEVKIVMGSSGAGKSTLLRCINLLVTPDKGRIMLEGEEVFPKPSKSISSIRQRIGFVFQHFNLFMHLTALENVEIGLVKVKKLPRDEARHRAIEALKMVGIGEDLWHKYPAQLSGGQQQRVAIARAIAMEPSIILMDEPTSALDPELVGEVLRVIEKLAEAKTTMLIVTHEMDFALRAADEIMIMDNGVIVEKGPPEEIIENPRHERTRRFIESIRGRRIK
- a CDS encoding winged helix-turn-helix domain-containing protein, which translates into the protein MRFKDYALPALVLIALLVAGFNTPTALAEASLASVKYVVYYDPYGNAGFLYVTLVLSAQPGILVNISIPARIFEDSSLELLNYTGSGVSSLIAKYDDITGLALVLCEVNTTSPSLTMYFSLTNATREIIAGSYTSTLNLLWYQGGSMNLQVEVYLAGVFNATITPLRDSSSYRVNIIDNTTAILFTSPTMYFIVLTTPVSIITPSPTTPPPTLPPGVTGTPTTTPPGASPTQTPTLLPVPQGSPWGNLLLLAVVLAIIAAVAAVFLWRRSYVGKIEVADIMSDTVARSIIRLLGEASGSRLTQAEVTSRTGFPKSSVSRRIKRLEEEGYITVERTGKYNYLELTPKGWEAYKRITGRK
- a CDS encoding 30S ribosomal protein S27e; this translates as MRKRRILIPAPRSRFYKVVCKVCGAENIVFSHATFPARCKVCGTQLVEPTGGKARILRDRAEIVSELG
- a CDS encoding basic amino acid ABC transporter substrate-binding protein; this translates as MKLVHIAIIVLVAAVVASSIAYYYTRIQAPQAKYLVVGTSPDFPPFEYIDEKGNIVGFDIDLIRLLAKKAGYDDIKIVSMDFDSLIPALTQGKIDVIASGMSITEERMKVVDFTNPYWEADQAIIVRKDSSLKPSSLEDLNGKAVGVQTGTTGADYVKKYAGEHGLNIDVREYPTFVLAVQDLVNGRIDAVVVDSPVAEMLQQKYPVVISTIIKTGEQYGFAVRKGDTVLLQALNNALREVKGTQEWNSLVEKYFGA
- a CDS encoding MoaD/ThiS family protein, coding for MKVRVKYMLWLKDKTGISEEIVEVDGECSIRSLLSMLGGKHSGLARYIEGILEGRSEIIVLHNSKTPANGLESILRDMDEVVLIPSVSGGIFLNGVT